In Vagococcus hydrophili, one DNA window encodes the following:
- the rpoD gene encoding RNA polymerase sigma factor RpoD, translating to MSEKNIKNQEAYKKELNKFIKENKLKGSVYYNDLTNKLATPFELNSDDMDDLIQKVEDAGISVVDEKGDPSEHSLKVTTKKQAKEKPEEEDLIAPAGVKINDPVRMYLKEIGRVSLLSADEEVALALRIKEGDPEAKQELAEANLRLVVSIAKRYVGRGMQFLDLIQEGNMGLMKAVEKFDHEKGFKFSTYATWWIRQAITRAIADQARTIRIPVHMVETINKLIRIQRQLLQDLGREPTPEEIGAEMELTPEKVREILKIAQEPVSLETPIGEEDDSHLGDFIEDQDATSPAEHAAYELLKEQLESVLDTLTDREENVLRLRFGLDDGRTRTLEEVGKVFGVTRERIRQIEAKALRKLRHPSRSKQLKDFLE from the coding sequence ATGTCAGAAAAAAACATTAAAAATCAAGAAGCGTACAAAAAAGAATTAAATAAATTTATAAAAGAAAATAAATTAAAGGGTTCAGTTTATTATAATGATTTAACGAATAAATTGGCGACACCTTTTGAATTAAACTCAGATGATATGGACGATTTAATTCAAAAAGTTGAGGATGCTGGTATCAGCGTCGTTGATGAAAAAGGCGATCCAAGTGAACATAGTTTGAAAGTAACAACTAAAAAACAAGCAAAAGAAAAACCTGAAGAAGAAGATTTAATCGCTCCTGCTGGTGTAAAAATTAATGACCCTGTTCGTATGTATTTAAAAGAAATTGGTCGTGTGTCGCTCTTAAGCGCCGATGAAGAGGTAGCTTTAGCTTTACGTATTAAAGAAGGTGACCCAGAAGCTAAACAAGAATTAGCCGAAGCCAACTTACGTTTAGTTGTAAGTATCGCCAAACGTTATGTGGGTCGTGGTATGCAGTTCTTAGATTTAATCCAAGAAGGAAACATGGGATTAATGAAGGCTGTGGAGAAATTTGACCACGAAAAAGGATTCAAATTCTCGACTTACGCAACTTGGTGGATTAGACAAGCGATCACTCGTGCCATTGCCGATCAAGCAAGAACAATTCGTATCCCAGTGCATATGGTAGAAACAATTAACAAATTAATTCGTATCCAACGTCAATTACTACAAGACTTAGGACGCGAACCAACACCAGAAGAAATTGGTGCTGAAATGGAATTAACACCTGAGAAAGTTCGCGAGATTTTAAAAATTGCTCAAGAACCTGTTTCACTAGAAACACCAATCGGGGAAGAAGATGATTCTCATTTAGGAGATTTCATTGAAGATCAAGACGCAACAAGTCCAGCTGAACATGCTGCTTATGAGTTGTTAAAAGAACAATTAGAGAGTGTTTTAGATACATTAACTGATCGTGAAGAAAACGTCTTACGCTTACGTTTTGGTTTAGACGATGGTCGTACAAGAACTTTAGAAGAAGTTGGTAAAGTATTTGGTGTAACTCGCGAACGTATCCGTCAAATCGAAGCAAAAGCTTTAAGAAAATTAAGACATCCAAGTCGTTCTAAACAGTTAAAAGACTTTTTAGAATAA